The sequence ACCAGGTGAGGCGGATGAAACCGCCGCCCTACTTCGTCAAGGAGATCAAGGTCAGCTTTGACGGCCAGCCGGTCCTCAGCGCCGAGACAACATTTGCCATCAGCCAGAATCCAAGCTTCCGCTTTTTCTTCGTGCCACACCAGGATGGCGAGCTCACCGTCGAGGTGATTGACACCAAGGAGGAACGCTTTACCAGCTCCTACAGCGTGCGATTATAGGCATGTAAAAAGGGAGTCAGGATAACGCCCCTGCGCATAACAACTATTCCAAGCTAATCGCGACGCACACTCCCGTCGTTAAACCGACAGGCGAAACCTCTGTAGGTTTTATGGTTCTGCGCTTTCGGATCGTCTGACGGCAATGAAACAGCGTTTTTCCCCTTCTACTTCTGCTTGTTCAAGCTTCTTTCCTAGCTCTTCCCCATAGGCATTGTCACGGAATAATCCCCCTTTCTCCCCTGGCATCTTCTTAAACCTTGCGAAGGTGTTTGCCGCATCGTACTCATCAAATGATACATGCTGCGCGATTACATCGAGACGACATGAACACTGGAAGAGCGTCTCGACGCTCTGGCCGCCTTCTGCCTCCATGCATCGCAAGACATAGTCGACGCGATCAATGGTGGGAAAGTCATTAGCAAAAAGAGGCAATGGGGAAAACAGGGCTACCATGATCAAACGTTTTAGAACTGACATTCGGATATCTCCAATCTCTGGCGTTGTGTTGCTGGCCAGGATGTTAACAGATTTCTAAAACATGTTAAGCAGTGAGATAAGGGCTTAATAGAGTCATGATTCGTTCCACGCTTCCACGGTGCTCATCGACAACCCGCCTGCCCATCTCTCCAGTCCGCTGGCGAAGACTGGAATCAGCCAGCAGACTCAGAACCTTGCTCGCCAGTTCCCCAACATCATTGACGACCCACGCCGCCCCCACACCCAGCAACCACCCGCTGATTTCCTCGAAGTTAGAGAGATGCGGGCCCATCACTACGGGGACGCCCAAGCTGGCAGGTTCGAGCATATTATGACCGCCCCTGGGAACAAGACTCCCACCCACAAAGGCAATATCTGATACTGCATAATACATGGGCAGATCGCCCAATGAGTCCACAATAAATACCTGCGTGTTGGGATCGTAGGCTTTGTCGTCACTGGCTCTCACCGTATTGAAACCGCGTTTCTTACAAAGCGTTGCCACTCTTGCAAAGCGCTCTCGGTGACGCGGGGCAATGATCAAAAGACAGGATGGGTGCACAGCTAACACATGCTCAAAGGCGTCCAGGATCATGGTCTCCTCATTATTATGGGTACTGGCGGCGATCCACACAGGCCGATCGATCCCAAGAAAGCGTCGCAAGGATGCCGCCTTTTCGATAAGACCCTTCGGCAGCCGGGTATCAAATTTTATACTGCCAGCGACTGTCACCTTACTCGGCTCAACGCCAAGCGATATAAACCGGTCCGCATCCAAGCGACTCTGCGCCGCAACTGCTCTCACCTTTGATAGAGTCGCTCTTGTCAACTCGGCCACGCGTCGATAACCGACGACAGATCGCTCAGACATGCGCGCGTTCACAAGAATAATGGGAACCCCTTGCCTGCCACAAGCTTCAAAGAGGTTCGGCCATAACTCTGTCTCCATCACCAGAGCAAGCCGCGGCCCAACACGTTTTAAAAATCGGTCGACGGCACTTGGGAGATCATAGGGAAGAAACCGATGAACGGCCTGGCCCTCCAGGCGCTGCTCCGCGTGCTGGGCACCTGTCGGCGTCATCGTTGTAATAACGAGCTGCAAAGTGGGATAACGTTCCCGTACTGCCTGTATCAAAGGTATTGCCGCCTCTACTTCCCCAACAGAAGCTGCATGCAGCCAAACCGTGTTTCCAGCTTGTGGTACAGCAGTAGAGAAACCGAAGCGCTCAGGTAAACGCCGCCAATGGGCAGGATTGCGCCACCCCGTCCACCCCGCATGCGCCAACAGCAACGGAGTACCCAAATAGAGAATGAGCGTATAGAGAAATCTCAAGACAAATGAAGATATGCGGATGCGCGCGTTACCGCCCACGGACCTACCGTACCGGGGGTAGCAGGCCTAGACCCCACGGACCGTGGGCGTACGATGCAGCACGGGATACTCCTGATTAAGCCATTCTAAATAGTTACTAATCCCTGTAGCTACATCCCTAAACGGCTGTTCATTACCTGCTCTGCGCAGGTTTGTTATATCCGCTTCGGTAAAAGACTGATAGCAGCCCTTAAGGTCTTCTGGAAACAGAATGTATTCGATCTCACCTCGACCGTGCCATTGGATGATCGCTCGTGCCACGTCGTTAAAACTTTGACTTTGCCCGGTTCCCACGTTGAAAATCCCCGACTTATCGGGGTGCTCAAGAAACCAAAGGTTAATCGCAACGACATCATCAACATAGACAAAGTCACGTCGCTGCTCGCCATCGCCATACCCGTCGCTGCCCTTAAATAGGCGCATACGCCCGCTTTCTAGCAGTTGATTATTGAAATGATAGGCCACGCTAGCCATCGATCCTTTGTGCTGCTCCCTAGGTCCATAGACATTAAAGTAACGCAGCCCGACTATCTGAGATTTACCGCTACGTAGAATCTGCCGCACATACTGATCAAACAAAAACTTAGAGTAGCCGTAGACATTGAGTGGTAATTCACAGTCACGAGATTCGTGAAACACCTGACCATTCCCATACACCGCCGCACTCGACGCGTAGATAAATGGAATCCCGTTCTCTTGGCAATAAGCCAAGAGAACTTTTGAATAAACATAATTGTTTTGCATCATAAAGCGGCCGTCCCATTCCGTCGTATCCGTGCAAGCGCCCTGATGAATTATCGCTTCAATACGATCGGGTAGCTCGGTTCCAAACTCGATCTGTTCAACAAACGTATCCTTATCGATATAATCCAATAGATCGCAATCGGTTAGATTCCTGAACTTACTAGCGTCTGTGAGATCATCCACTGCGAAGATGTCGTTGCGTCCTCGCTGATTCAAAGCCTTGACGAGATTGCTTCCGATGAAACCCGCTGCGCCAGTCACGACGATCATGAACGTTTATCCCTCCACTGCCCCTGCGTCCCGGGCTGCATTAATAATACCCGTGGTCGATGCCCCCTCTTTTAAAGGAATAATGACGACCCTTCCACCACTTTGCTCGACGTACTTGCCGCCAGCCACCTGGTTCGGTTTGTAGTCCCCACCTTTAACCAAAGCATCCGGCTTGACACGACAGATCAGGCGCTCGGGTGTTTCTTCCGAAAAGGGGACCACCCAATCCACGGCAGCAAGGGCCTCCAACACGGTCATGCGGTGCTCCAAGGGATTGACCGGCCTGTCTGGGCCTTTCAGCTGATGTACCGACGCATCATCATTGACAGCCACAATGAGGCGATCGCCCAACTGTTTGGCATCGCTAAGGTAGCGAACATGGCCAACATGCAGGAGATCGAAGCAACCGTTGGTCATGACAATGGTCTCCCCGCGTAGTTTGGCCGCTTTGACTGCTGCCATCAGTCCTTCCTCGGTCACTATGCCTGTCTTGTACTCGTGTTGGTCATGCAGTGCAGCATGCAGCTCTGTTGCTGTTACAGTCGCTGCCCCCAACTTGCCGACAACAAGGCCCGCCGCCATATTGGCGAGTGCGGTCGCCTGAACCATATCGTGTTGCACCGCCAAGGAAGTCGCTAATACACCGATAACAGTATCGCCGGCTCCCGTTACGTCGAACACATCCCGTGCATGGGCGGGTAAGTGTATAGCCTCGTGCCCTTTTTGGATCAACGTCATCCCATGCTCTCCGCGGGTTACCAAGATCGCCTCAAGTTCAAGCGCA comes from Gammaproteobacteria bacterium and encodes:
- a CDS encoding thiosulfate oxidation carrier complex protein SoxZ; translated protein: QVRRMKPPPYFVKEIKVSFDGQPVLSAETTFAISQNPSFRFFFVPHQDGELTVEVIDTKEERFTSSYSVRL
- the waaA gene encoding lipid IV(A) 3-deoxy-D-manno-octulosonic acid transferase, with the protein product MRFLYTLILYLGTPLLLAHAGWTGWRNPAHWRRLPERFGFSTAVPQAGNTVWLHAASVGEVEAAIPLIQAVRERYPTLQLVITTMTPTGAQHAEQRLEGQAVHRFLPYDLPSAVDRFLKRVGPRLALVMETELWPNLFEACGRQGVPIILVNARMSERSVVGYRRVAELTRATLSKVRAVAAQSRLDADRFISLGVEPSKVTVAGSIKFDTRLPKGLIEKAASLRRFLGIDRPVWIAASTHNNEETMILDAFEHVLAVHPSCLLIIAPRHRERFARVATLCKKRGFNTVRASDDKAYDPNTQVFIVDSLGDLPMYYAVSDIAFVGGSLVPRGGHNMLEPASLGVPVVMGPHLSNFEEISGWLLGVGAAWVVNDVGELASKVLSLLADSSLRQRTGEMGRRVVDEHRGSVERIMTLLSPYLTA
- the rfaD gene encoding ADP-glyceromanno-heptose 6-epimerase — protein: MIVVTGAAGFIGSNLVKALNQRGRNDIFAVDDLTDASKFRNLTDCDLLDYIDKDTFVEQIEFGTELPDRIEAIIHQGACTDTTEWDGRFMMQNNYVYSKVLLAYCQENGIPFIYASSAAVYGNGQVFHESRDCELPLNVYGYSKFLFDQYVRQILRSGKSQIVGLRYFNVYGPREQHKGSMASVAYHFNNQLLESGRMRLFKGSDGYGDGEQRRDFVYVDDVVAINLWFLEHPDKSGIFNVGTGQSQSFNDVARAIIQWHGRGEIEYILFPEDLKGCYQSFTEADITNLRRAGNEQPFRDVATGISNYLEWLNQEYPVLHRTPTVRGV
- the hldE gene encoding bifunctional D-glycero-beta-D-manno-heptose-7-phosphate kinase/D-glycero-beta-D-manno-heptose 1-phosphate adenylyltransferase HldE, which produces MSLSPDNFASARVLVVGDVILDRYVYGETTRISPEAPVPIVRVQDTEERPGGAGNVALNINSLGGQAILVGVTGSDEAADTLHRALSKSGVTCQFVRCEGFPTVTKLRVLSQHQQLIRLDYEGDAQLVEPDALVPAYRQQLECVDVVVLSDYAKGSLTGVRRFIDLAKDADKPVLVDPKGADFARYQGATLLTPNLKEFEAVVGACRKPEEIVSKGESLIDALELEAILVTRGEHGMTLIQKGHEAIHLPAHARDVFDVTGAGDTVIGVLATSLAVQHDMVQATALANMAAGLVVGKLGAATVTATELHAALHDQHEYKTGIVTEEGLMAAVKAAKLRGETIVMTNGCFDLLHVGHVRYLSDAKQLGDRLIVAVNDDASVHQLKGPDRPVNPLEHRMTVLEALAAVDWVVPFSEETPERLICRVKPDALVKGGDYKPNQVAGGKYVEQSGGRVVIIPLKEGASTTGIINAARDAGAVEG